In the Pseudolabrys taiwanensis genome, one interval contains:
- a CDS encoding ABC transporter permease: MTRWRFRDPKFVIGVLCVGLIVVMAAFGDFLSPFDAQRQNLMDAMLPPFDVESAGHIFGTDQLGRDVFARMVSGARVSLLIAAVVVLISGVAGVCIGAVSGYLGGVRDLFIQKIVETFWAFPAILLAIAILALFGQTLQNLILALTLQRWIPYARLARAQTLSLRSREFVSASKILGGSTTWILRRHILPNLVASSIIIATFSMATAIIAEASLSFLGLGVPPSIPTWGGMLAEGRSYVTSAWWLAVFPGLGIFVTVLGLNLLGDWLRDQFDPKEDLNLV; this comes from the coding sequence ATGACCAGGTGGCGCTTCCGCGATCCGAAGTTTGTGATCGGCGTCTTGTGCGTTGGCCTCATCGTCGTCATGGCGGCCTTCGGGGATTTTCTGTCGCCGTTCGATGCGCAGCGGCAAAATCTGATGGACGCCATGTTGCCGCCGTTCGACGTCGAGAGCGCCGGGCACATTTTCGGCACGGATCAGTTGGGACGAGATGTGTTCGCGCGGATGGTGTCCGGGGCGCGCGTTTCGCTTCTGATCGCCGCCGTGGTTGTGCTGATCTCAGGCGTCGCCGGGGTCTGCATCGGAGCGGTGTCGGGCTATCTGGGCGGGGTTCGCGACCTCTTCATCCAGAAGATCGTCGAGACTTTCTGGGCGTTTCCGGCGATCCTGTTGGCGATCGCCATTCTCGCGTTGTTCGGTCAGACGCTTCAGAATCTCATTCTGGCGCTCACCCTGCAGCGTTGGATTCCGTATGCGCGATTGGCGCGGGCTCAGACGCTCTCGCTGCGCTCTCGTGAATTCGTGTCCGCGTCCAAGATTCTCGGCGGCAGCACGACCTGGATCCTGCGACGGCACATTTTGCCGAACCTCGTCGCGTCATCGATCATTATCGCCACCTTCAGCATGGCTACCGCCATCATTGCCGAGGCCAGCTTGAGTTTTCTCGGCCTCGGTGTTCCGCCGAGCATACCAACCTGGGGCGGCATGCTGGCAGAGGGGCGGTCTTACGTGACGTCGGCCTGGTGGCTGGCCGTTTTTCCGGGGCTCGGCATCTTCGTGACGGTGCTCGGCCTCAACCTGCTCGGTGACTGGCTCAGAGATCAGTTCGACCCCAAGGAAGACCTCAACCTTGTCTGA
- a CDS encoding ABC transporter permease, with amino-acid sequence MLKNIAWRLLGAIPVLLLVMFGVFVLVNLAPGDAATLLLPEDATPEQVASFRAAWGLDQPLLVQFWRFLVRIVHLDLGTSLRYQDSVGHLIAMRLPATLELALVSLALAVAVGVPVGTYAALKKGKLGDGVVSIFAVAGVSAPSFWTGILLVLLFSATLNLLPSGSRLPFGVSVTPTTGFYLVDTLIHGDFDSFRIAVRHIVLPAVTLAFSMVGIIARITRSAIVDVGQEEFVYTAVAKGLSRGQIVRRHLLPNAAIPISTIVGLELGSLISGTIIVEVIFSWPGVGTLLYQSVTVRDTQLTIGVVLVYTSMFIVLNVLIDLFYYLVDPRMRSSYAKARA; translated from the coding sequence ATGCTGAAGAACATCGCGTGGCGCCTTTTGGGCGCCATTCCGGTCTTGCTGCTCGTCATGTTTGGCGTCTTCGTCCTGGTCAATCTTGCGCCAGGCGATGCCGCGACGCTGCTGTTGCCCGAAGACGCGACGCCCGAACAAGTGGCCTCGTTCCGGGCGGCGTGGGGACTCGACCAGCCGTTGCTGGTGCAGTTCTGGCGGTTTCTGGTTCGTATCGTGCATTTGGATCTGGGCACGTCGCTACGTTACCAGGACTCGGTCGGCCATCTGATCGCGATGCGACTGCCGGCAACTCTCGAATTGGCCCTGGTCAGTTTGGCGCTTGCGGTCGCGGTCGGCGTGCCGGTGGGCACCTATGCGGCGCTGAAGAAGGGCAAGTTGGGTGACGGCGTCGTCTCCATTTTTGCGGTCGCCGGCGTCAGCGCGCCTTCGTTCTGGACCGGCATCCTGCTCGTTCTGCTGTTCTCCGCGACATTGAACCTGCTGCCATCGGGCTCGCGGCTGCCGTTCGGCGTATCGGTCACGCCGACGACTGGCTTCTATCTGGTGGACACGCTCATTCACGGCGACTTCGACAGTTTCCGGATTGCCGTGCGCCACATCGTGCTTCCGGCCGTGACGCTCGCGTTCAGCATGGTCGGCATCATTGCGCGCATTACCCGCTCGGCGATCGTCGACGTAGGCCAGGAAGAATTCGTCTACACAGCGGTGGCCAAGGGCCTTTCTCGCGGTCAGATCGTCCGGCGGCATCTGCTGCCGAATGCTGCGATCCCGATCAGCACGATCGTCGGATTGGAACTCGGATCGCTCATCAGCGGCACGATCATCGTCGAAGTCATATTCTCGTGGCCCGGCGTCGGCACCTTGCTCTATCAGTCGGTGACGGTCCGCGATACGCAGCTCACGATCGGCGTCGTGCTGGTGTACACCTCCATGTTCATCGTGCTGAATGTGCTGATCGACCTGTTCTACTATCTTGTCGATCCGAGAATGCGTTCGTCCTATGCCAAGGCGCGCGCATGA
- a CDS encoding isochorismatase family protein: MDALTDGSGRHGLAEKRIWESFLTEQDQKVLAAAGYGAPVGFGQRPALLVIDVSYAFVGDKPEPILKSIEKWMNSCGEVGWEAVGKIKRLLDVARPKGIPVIYTTGIYREDSWDLGSWLFKNPRTEKEFDGTDSSLPAGHRIVDDIAPQAKDLVIGKKKPSAFFGTPLTSHLIQLQCDSLIVTGLTTSGCVRATVVDAFNYNYRISVVEDACADRSQASHAVSLCDMHAKYADVVASDAVVKHLQSLPDRLFHLPAGVADPMLSAAQTR; the protein is encoded by the coding sequence ATGGATGCGCTGACGGACGGGTCGGGGAGGCACGGTTTGGCTGAGAAGAGGATTTGGGAAAGCTTTCTGACCGAGCAGGACCAAAAGGTCCTTGCCGCCGCGGGTTACGGTGCGCCGGTCGGGTTTGGACAGCGGCCTGCGCTGCTGGTGATCGACGTCAGTTACGCCTTTGTCGGCGACAAACCGGAGCCGATCCTCAAATCCATCGAAAAATGGATGAATTCCTGCGGCGAAGTCGGCTGGGAAGCGGTCGGCAAGATCAAGCGGCTGCTGGACGTCGCCCGCCCGAAGGGGATTCCCGTCATCTACACCACGGGCATCTATCGGGAGGATAGCTGGGATCTCGGCTCCTGGCTGTTCAAGAACCCGCGGACGGAAAAGGAATTCGACGGCACCGATTCAAGTTTGCCGGCGGGGCATCGGATCGTGGACGATATCGCGCCGCAAGCGAAGGACCTCGTCATCGGCAAGAAAAAGCCGAGTGCCTTTTTTGGAACACCGCTCACGAGCCATCTCATCCAGCTGCAATGCGACAGCCTGATCGTCACGGGTTTGACGACGTCCGGGTGCGTGCGGGCGACGGTGGTGGATGCCTTCAACTACAACTACCGGATATCCGTCGTCGAAGACGCTTGCGCCGATCGGTCGCAAGCCTCGCACGCGGTGAGCCTCTGCGACATGCATGCGAAATACGCGGACGTCGTTGCCAGCGACGCTGTGGTGAAGCATCTTCAGTCGTTGCCCGACCGCCTGTTCCACCTGCCGGCTGGTGTGGCCGATCCGATGCTGTCGGCCGCTCAGACGCGCTAG
- a CDS encoding ABC transporter substrate-binding protein: MNPYAESEQQMYFVWCQVYGCLGRLDYVTKELKPMLAEKWEVIDPTTWRFHLRTDLKRQDGGPGPTARDVVHSWKRIMTDPSSAQRFMMFEVKEMIAVDDHTVDIKTIKQSGQLAIDLFSQFAITPADLYEKYGQNVYRDHPIGWGPYKLEKFDVDQSIVLRKNSASPESRPNAPDVVIYRQMREPEQRVTAVLNNEVQVARQIPPQLVARFKGQDRVKLVTSPSVEIMFMAFNVKMKPWDDVRIRQAAAYAINRDAIIKRILFGYADPLDGALGPAQICYEKPSPMAIHFDPAKAKALLAEAGYKNGGPEVEIQGSTGRYISDRQIIEAISQMLTDVGFKVKLVTPEWSNLWADVRAGKSPAYYMGRGQVADPSIALSQYFETGLSPRIGYSNKDVDALFEKVRSTFDPKERCGYVRQVVDKLASDVPAQFLWTHKLVSAVRSDIQIPADPSGEIWFPDVVMK, encoded by the coding sequence GTGAACCCCTACGCCGAGAGCGAGCAGCAGATGTATTTCGTCTGGTGTCAGGTCTACGGCTGTCTCGGCAGGCTCGACTACGTCACCAAAGAGCTCAAGCCGATGCTCGCCGAGAAATGGGAAGTGATCGACCCGACGACATGGCGCTTCCATCTGCGGACCGACTTGAAGCGGCAGGACGGCGGCCCGGGGCCAACCGCGCGCGATGTCGTCCATTCCTGGAAGCGGATCATGACAGATCCGTCGAGCGCGCAGCGCTTCATGATGTTCGAAGTGAAGGAGATGATTGCGGTCGACGACCACACCGTCGACATCAAGACGATCAAGCAGAGCGGCCAGCTCGCCATCGACCTGTTCAGCCAGTTCGCCATCACGCCGGCCGATCTTTATGAGAAATACGGTCAGAACGTCTATCGGGACCATCCGATCGGTTGGGGCCCCTACAAGCTCGAAAAGTTCGACGTCGACCAGAGCATTGTCCTGCGCAAGAACAGCGCATCGCCGGAGAGCCGCCCGAACGCTCCCGACGTCGTCATCTACCGTCAGATGCGCGAGCCGGAGCAGCGCGTGACGGCCGTCCTGAACAACGAAGTGCAGGTTGCGCGCCAAATCCCGCCCCAGCTCGTCGCGCGCTTCAAGGGACAGGATCGGGTCAAGCTCGTCACAAGCCCGTCGGTCGAGATCATGTTCATGGCCTTCAACGTCAAGATGAAGCCGTGGGATGACGTTCGTATCCGGCAGGCGGCCGCTTACGCCATCAACCGCGACGCGATCATAAAGCGCATCCTGTTCGGCTACGCCGATCCGCTCGATGGCGCCCTCGGCCCGGCGCAGATCTGCTACGAAAAGCCATCGCCGATGGCCATCCATTTCGATCCTGCCAAGGCCAAGGCGCTGCTCGCGGAGGCCGGCTACAAGAATGGGGGCCCTGAAGTCGAGATCCAGGGCTCGACCGGCCGCTACATCTCCGACCGGCAGATCATCGAGGCGATCAGCCAGATGCTGACCGACGTCGGCTTCAAGGTGAAGCTGGTGACGCCGGAGTGGTCGAACCTGTGGGCCGACGTCCGTGCCGGTAAGTCGCCGGCTTACTATATGGGGCGCGGCCAAGTGGCGGATCCCTCGATCGCTCTGTCGCAGTATTTCGAGACGGGTCTCTCGCCGCGTATCGGCTACTCCAACAAAGACGTTGACGCGCTCTTCGAGAAGGTGCGGTCGACCTTCGATCCGAAAGAACGCTGCGGCTATGTCCGCCAGGTGGTCGATAAGCTGGCCAGCGACGTGCCCGCTCAATTCCTGTGGACACACAAGCTGGTCAGTGCCGTCCGTTCGGACATTCAAATTCCAGCCGACCCGTCCGGGGAAATCTGGTTTCCGGACGTCGTCATGAAATAA
- a CDS encoding amidohydrolase family protein — MRVIAIEEHFITPAFVAGPGKVSIERFKTGRPGGAALVDKLSDIGDKRVAEMDAGGVDMQVLSLNSPGVEQAEAAEAVALARDTNDYLAEAIKRHPARFAGFASLAIQSPDDAADELERAVRKLGFKGANINGHTRGRYLDDAFFTPILARAEALGVPIYLHPTVPPQAVVDASYGGFSPAVSGVFAAGGWGWHIETAVHVLRLILGGVFDRHPELQVAIGHLGEGIPFMLQRLNKTLPPSLTKLQRPVADYLRENVHYTFGGFNFMPTFLNLLLEVGVDRIMFSVDYPYCTMEESCSFLRHLPVSEADRTRIAHGNAERLLAL, encoded by the coding sequence ATGCGTGTTATCGCTATCGAAGAGCATTTTATTACGCCGGCGTTCGTGGCCGGGCCTGGGAAAGTCTCGATCGAGCGCTTCAAGACAGGGCGGCCCGGCGGGGCGGCGCTCGTCGATAAGCTTTCGGACATCGGCGACAAGCGCGTTGCCGAAATGGATGCGGGCGGCGTCGACATGCAGGTGTTGTCGCTCAATTCTCCCGGGGTGGAGCAGGCGGAGGCGGCGGAAGCGGTCGCCTTGGCGCGCGACACGAACGATTACCTTGCCGAGGCGATCAAGCGTCATCCGGCGCGCTTTGCCGGCTTCGCATCTCTGGCCATCCAATCGCCGGACGACGCGGCCGACGAGTTGGAGCGCGCCGTGCGGAAACTCGGTTTCAAGGGCGCCAACATCAACGGCCATACCCGCGGCCGCTATCTCGATGACGCGTTCTTCACGCCGATCCTGGCGCGGGCGGAAGCGCTCGGCGTGCCGATCTATCTGCATCCGACCGTGCCGCCACAGGCGGTCGTCGACGCCTCTTATGGCGGGTTCTCGCCGGCGGTGTCAGGCGTGTTCGCCGCGGGCGGCTGGGGTTGGCACATCGAGACGGCAGTGCATGTGCTTCGCCTTATTCTCGGCGGCGTGTTCGACCGTCACCCCGAGCTGCAGGTCGCCATCGGCCATCTCGGCGAGGGCATACCGTTCATGTTGCAGCGGCTGAATAAGACCCTGCCGCCGTCGCTGACCAAGCTGCAGCGGCCCGTGGCCGACTATCTGCGTGAGAACGTGCACTACACCTTCGGCGGCTTCAATTTCATGCCGACCTTCCTCAACCTGCTGCTCGAGGTCGGCGTTGATCGCATCATGTTCTCGGTCGATTACCCGTACTGCACGATGGAAGAGTCGTGCAGCTTCTTGCGGCATCTGCCGGTGAGCGAGGCCGATCGAACGCGGATCGCGCACGGCAATGCGGAGCGATTGCTCGCTCTGTAA
- a CDS encoding S1 family peptidase, protein MQEPLRPAQRLARIPENAVRSETTSTAFFVNGSGYLLTARHAVERCARVIVAKEGWAVEAKVVAQSPEADLALVKAPRTLGLNAVFPRTVAVSPSELVFASAFDTLPGKLIGSGLMANAVVRADSSVDALAIESDVTVGASGAPVLDGRGLVQGVISRRTAANRVVAIGAHAVKSFLYAHNVRFDQDDRAQIAGNGSRAHRAASISARIRCLQN, encoded by the coding sequence ATGCAGGAGCCGCTGAGACCGGCGCAGCGCCTCGCGCGGATCCCGGAGAACGCCGTTCGTTCCGAAACGACGAGTACGGCGTTTTTCGTCAACGGCAGCGGCTATCTGCTCACCGCGCGGCACGCCGTCGAGCGCTGCGCGCGCGTCATTGTCGCAAAGGAAGGCTGGGCCGTCGAAGCGAAAGTCGTCGCCCAATCGCCGGAAGCGGATCTCGCCCTGGTGAAGGCGCCACGCACGCTTGGACTGAACGCCGTGTTTCCGCGCACCGTTGCCGTGTCGCCCAGCGAGCTGGTCTTCGCGTCCGCATTCGATACGTTGCCCGGCAAATTGATCGGCAGCGGCCTCATGGCCAATGCCGTTGTCAGAGCCGATAGCAGCGTCGATGCGCTGGCGATTGAATCGGACGTTACCGTCGGCGCCAGCGGCGCGCCGGTGCTCGACGGTCGCGGCTTGGTGCAGGGTGTCATCAGCCGTCGAACGGCGGCGAACCGGGTCGTCGCAATCGGCGCGCACGCCGTGAAATCGTTTCTGTATGCCCATAACGTCCGTTTTGATCAGGACGACCGGGCGCAAATCGCCGGCAATGGCTCGCGTGCCCATCGCGCGGCGTCCATATCGGCGCGCATTCGTTGTCTGCAGAACTGA
- a CDS encoding lytic transglycosylase domain-containing protein, which yields MSATANAFRRACLGTLGVFALGLAALGFVCAAPLGARAQMASADVSPVRADMPPRVNASLPLPVPPPVGGVGAGPIVGRADIATMVERDAARAGMPPEVAEAIAHTESSFNPAAVGGDGEIGVMQILPSTARMLGFVGTTRDLAVPETNIRFGVMYLAQAWRLASGDLCTAAMKYRAGHGETRFSYLSVDYCQRVRARLTSRGFKVAGIVPTATFGRSVASGGGGRCRGRCLGGAGRGPDLAALNSKLSEISFRVTVLKVPMR from the coding sequence ATGTCGGCGACTGCAAATGCGTTCCGTCGGGCGTGCCTTGGCACGCTCGGCGTGTTCGCGCTTGGTCTTGCTGCGCTGGGATTTGTCTGCGCGGCGCCGCTCGGCGCGCGCGCGCAGATGGCGAGCGCCGATGTCTCACCGGTGCGCGCAGATATGCCGCCCCGGGTGAATGCATCGCTGCCATTGCCGGTGCCGCCGCCGGTCGGCGGGGTCGGCGCCGGTCCGATCGTCGGGCGCGCCGATATCGCGACAATGGTCGAGCGTGACGCGGCGCGGGCGGGCATGCCCCCGGAGGTTGCCGAAGCGATCGCGCATACCGAAAGTTCGTTCAATCCGGCCGCGGTCGGTGGCGACGGCGAGATCGGCGTCATGCAGATTCTGCCGTCGACGGCGCGGATGCTCGGCTTTGTCGGTACGACGCGCGATCTTGCCGTGCCGGAGACGAACATCCGCTTCGGCGTCATGTATTTGGCGCAGGCGTGGCGCCTGGCGAGCGGCGATCTGTGCACGGCCGCCATGAAGTACCGCGCCGGGCATGGCGAGACGCGGTTTTCGTATCTGTCGGTCGATTATTGCCAACGCGTGCGGGCGCGGTTGACCTCGCGCGGGTTCAAAGTCGCGGGCATCGTACCAACGGCGACCTTCGGCCGTTCCGTCGCATCCGGCGGCGGCGGCCGCTGCCGCGGGCGGTGCCTCGGCGGTGCGGGGCGTGGGCCCGATCTCGCCGCGCTCAACAGCAAGCTCAGCGAAATCAGCTTCCGCGTCACAGTTCTCAAGGTGCCGATGCGATGA
- a CDS encoding YbjN domain-containing protein, with protein sequence MSNNEMTTGGTNAAAATLASMTVESLRDLLQDAGYRVETVGEGRARFLRSASNRFAFDIRPGSAIPGTTDRFADVAFVALLAVQGTLPLDLINRWNCTRRFGRLFLDQTIPGQDFLVLSMDSSFAGGVSAQQMRVQVEIWDSLLQQFVPWLREELSKVAPKIDAVAAPASAENTTPSAEAPVPAGAAA encoded by the coding sequence ATGTCGAACAATGAAATGACCACGGGCGGCACCAATGCCGCCGCCGCGACGCTCGCGAGCATGACCGTCGAGTCGCTGCGCGATCTGCTGCAGGACGCCGGTTATCGCGTGGAAACCGTCGGCGAGGGCCGCGCCCGCTTTCTGCGCTCGGCCAGCAACCGCTTCGCCTTCGACATTCGTCCGGGCAGCGCCATTCCGGGCACCACCGACCGCTTCGCGGACGTCGCGTTCGTCGCCTTGCTCGCCGTGCAGGGCACGCTGCCGCTCGATCTGATCAACCGCTGGAACTGCACGCGCCGCTTCGGCCGTCTGTTCCTCGATCAGACGATCCCCGGTCAGGATTTCCTGGTGCTGTCCATGGACAGCTCCTTCGCTGGCGGCGTTTCGGCGCAGCAGATGCGCGTCCAGGTCGAAATTTGGGACAGCCTGCTGCAGCAGTTCGTGCCGTGGCTGCGCGAAGAGCTCAGCAAGGTTGCGCCGAAGATTGACGCCGTTGCGGCCCCGGCATCGGCCGAGAACACGACGCCGTCCGCGGAAGCGCCGGTGCCCGCGGGCGCCGCGGCCTGA
- a CDS encoding peptidylprolyl isomerase → MSILMQAKATRHTARSRFSGVAVCALALALVSTVSFAQTQPPAQQSQRARSNAAPHVPNAPSAAAPASQTKAAPGPSVAGKDHGAADVVARVGDRDVTVGEVRQFVAALPPRDQAVLAQDPALLSRTLRMMLANQLVLKEAVAKKWDKNPAVEAQLERVREQAVVETYLRSVSQPPESYPDDAEIQKAYDANKTAFVVPRRYRLSQIFVALPAEADKNAEAAAQKKLAEVQAKLKAAKPDFVALAKEYSDEKQSAEQGGEIGWLQEDQIRPEIKAEVVGLASGNVSAPIKMSDGWHFIKLLETKAAETRPLSEVREPLVQRLRAQRAEALQRAYLAQLLERNPPVVNELGLSKVFSATNGQAAATR, encoded by the coding sequence ATGAGTATCTTGATGCAGGCCAAGGCGACGCGACACACGGCACGGTCTCGGTTTTCCGGCGTTGCGGTGTGCGCTCTCGCTTTGGCGCTCGTGTCCACGGTGAGCTTTGCCCAGACGCAGCCGCCGGCTCAGCAATCCCAGAGAGCGAGGTCGAATGCCGCGCCGCATGTCCCCAATGCGCCGTCGGCAGCCGCGCCCGCGTCACAGACAAAGGCCGCGCCAGGCCCCTCCGTCGCAGGAAAGGATCATGGCGCCGCCGATGTCGTGGCGCGGGTCGGCGATCGCGATGTGACCGTCGGCGAAGTGCGTCAATTCGTGGCCGCGTTGCCGCCGCGCGATCAGGCGGTGCTCGCCCAGGACCCGGCACTGCTCAGCCGGACGCTGCGGATGATGCTCGCCAATCAGCTCGTGCTGAAGGAAGCCGTTGCGAAGAAGTGGGACAAGAACCCGGCGGTCGAGGCCCAGCTCGAGCGCGTTCGCGAGCAGGCGGTGGTTGAGACCTATCTGCGTTCGGTTTCGCAGCCGCCGGAGAGCTATCCGGACGACGCCGAGATTCAGAAGGCCTACGACGCGAACAAGACGGCTTTTGTCGTACCGCGCCGCTATCGCCTGTCGCAGATCTTCGTGGCGCTGCCGGCCGAGGCGGACAAGAACGCCGAAGCGGCCGCGCAGAAGAAGCTGGCTGAAGTGCAGGCCAAGCTGAAGGCGGCCAAGCCGGATTTCGTGGCGCTCGCCAAGGAGTACTCGGACGAGAAGCAATCGGCCGAGCAGGGCGGCGAGATTGGCTGGCTGCAAGAGGATCAGATCCGGCCGGAGATCAAGGCCGAGGTCGTCGGTCTTGCCAGCGGCAATGTCAGCGCCCCGATCAAGATGAGCGACGGTTGGCATTTCATCAAGCTGCTCGAGACCAAAGCCGCGGAAACGCGCCCTCTGTCGGAGGTTCGCGAACCGCTTGTGCAGAGGCTGCGGGCGCAGCGCGCGGAAGCGCTTCAACGCGCCTATCTCGCGCAGTTGCTCGAGCGTAATCCGCCCGTCGTCAACGAACTCGGCTTGTCGAAGGTGTTCAGCGCGACCAACGGGCAAGCCGCCGCCACGCGCTAA
- a CDS encoding putative porin produces the protein MSKKKKRRLGTSLVAASLLMVSVAPVVAQDGSGKQAERPTVSKKKAVASSTTVNLVNLLIAQGTLTEEQGAALIKQAEEEAYIAREASRDATVKADEAAKAATAAAAAASPPGSKRVTYVPEVVKRQLRDDIRKEVMAQAKAENWASPGMYPEWASRIRFSGDIRGRYEGIWYPGGGYNSLGQIVDFNAINTGSPYDVSPLTQTDPPLYNTTQDRTRFRLRARLGMEADLYEGFTAGLRIGTGSDSAPTSGNQTLGGSGGNFSKYAIWLDRAFVKFEPFKNPGLTKLTGISGAPNSVAINVGRFDNPFWSPTDLVWNTNLGFDGIAGQAAYEVLPGFTPFVVGGAFPIFNTSLDFASTQAVKFDSADKYLFGGQLGFNWNIAPDVGLTFGAAYYDFSNVQGQLSSPCDISTQTACDTDHYRPSFAQKGNTYMPLRDIVPPAGWGGGVYAQPQYFGLASAFRPVTLSARLDLAQFDPINIRIDGEYVWNTAFNKDAINGVAVNNRGPDISTSTPGAFEGGNSGWMARLTVGNTKIAGFGDWNAHVGYKYLESDAMIDAFVDSDFGLGGTNLKGYFVGGNYGLAKNVWASARWMSANAIAGAPYAVDVFQLDLNAKF, from the coding sequence ATGTCGAAGAAGAAAAAGCGCCGCTTGGGAACATCGCTCGTCGCGGCCTCGCTCTTGATGGTTTCGGTGGCGCCGGTCGTGGCGCAGGACGGGAGCGGCAAGCAGGCCGAACGGCCGACCGTGTCGAAGAAGAAGGCGGTCGCCTCGAGCACGACGGTCAATCTCGTCAACCTTCTGATCGCGCAAGGCACGCTCACGGAAGAGCAGGGCGCGGCGCTGATCAAGCAGGCCGAAGAAGAGGCCTATATCGCGCGCGAAGCCTCGCGCGACGCGACCGTCAAAGCCGACGAAGCCGCCAAAGCCGCGACCGCCGCGGCCGCCGCCGCATCGCCGCCCGGAAGCAAGCGCGTCACCTATGTGCCGGAGGTCGTCAAGCGCCAGTTGCGCGACGATATCCGCAAGGAAGTGATGGCGCAGGCCAAGGCGGAAAACTGGGCGTCGCCGGGCATGTATCCCGAGTGGGCCTCGCGCATCCGCTTCTCCGGCGACATCCGCGGCCGCTACGAAGGCATCTGGTATCCGGGCGGCGGTTATAATTCGCTCGGTCAGATCGTGGATTTCAATGCGATCAACACCGGCTCGCCTTACGACGTGTCGCCTCTGACGCAGACGGATCCGCCGCTCTACAACACGACGCAAGACCGCACCCGGTTCCGGCTGCGAGCGCGGCTTGGCATGGAGGCGGATCTGTACGAGGGCTTCACCGCCGGTTTGCGCATCGGTACGGGTTCGGACAGTGCGCCGACGTCGGGAAACCAGACTCTTGGCGGATCGGGCGGCAACTTTTCGAAATACGCCATCTGGCTCGACCGCGCGTTCGTCAAATTCGAGCCATTCAAGAATCCCGGTCTGACCAAACTGACTGGCATTTCCGGCGCCCCGAACTCGGTTGCGATCAATGTCGGCCGCTTCGACAATCCGTTCTGGTCGCCGACCGATCTGGTCTGGAACACCAATCTCGGCTTCGACGGCATCGCGGGACAGGCGGCCTACGAAGTGCTGCCGGGGTTCACGCCCTTTGTGGTCGGCGGCGCGTTCCCGATCTTCAACACAAGCCTCGATTTCGCCTCGACCCAGGCGGTCAAGTTTGACAGTGCCGACAAGTATCTGTTCGGCGGTCAGCTCGGCTTCAACTGGAATATCGCGCCGGATGTGGGCTTGACCTTCGGTGCCGCGTATTACGACTTCTCGAATGTTCAAGGGCAGCTTTCCAGCCCGTGTGACATCTCTACCCAGACTGCGTGCGACACCGATCACTATCGCCCGTCGTTCGCGCAGAAGGGTAACACCTACATGCCGCTGCGCGATATCGTTCCGCCGGCCGGTTGGGGTGGCGGCGTCTACGCCCAACCGCAGTACTTCGGTCTGGCCAGCGCGTTCCGTCCCGTTACGCTGTCCGCGCGTCTTGATCTTGCGCAGTTCGACCCGATCAACATCCGGATTGATGGCGAATACGTGTGGAACACCGCCTTCAACAAAGACGCGATCAACGGCGTGGCGGTTAACAACCGCGGTCCGGATATCTCCACCAGCACGCCCGGCGCATTCGAAGGCGGCAATTCGGGCTGGATGGCGCGCCTGACCGTCGGCAACACCAAGATCGCCGGCTTCGGCGATTGGAACGCCCATGTCGGGTACAAGTACCTGGAGTCCGATGCGATGATCGACGCCTTCGTCGACAGCGACTTCGGTCTCGGCGGCACCAACCTCAAGGGCTACTTCGTCGGCGGCAATTACGGCCTCGCCAAGAATGTCTGGGCGTCCGCCCGCTGGATGAGCGCGAACGCCATCGCCGGTGCACCTTATGCCGTCGACGTGTTCCAACTCGACCTCAACGCGAAGTTCTGA